A segment of the Nasonia vitripennis strain AsymCx chromosome 2, Nvit_psr_1.1, whole genome shotgun sequence genome:
TGGACCATCTATTTTCCAATTGTACACGTTTAAAACAAggcaaaaccacgttccaatACTGAAAAAGTGCCCCGTGACACTCTTTTCTTCGCCCCTCAAATACGTTGAAATGTAGCGATTGTTTAACGGTATACACTTAATCTCTGAAGGTGCGAAGAGAAAATGTATATTGGTAGGGATGAAAGTGGGAGGAAAAAaacttcaattaaaaaaatgcattgGTAAGTACTTGATTTGGCCAAAAGTTACctacaattgaaaatatggaAAAAGTGAATACATCGATTGTGACAGATAAATATGAACGCaatttaaatataaagaaTGGACTGAATATAGTTTTATTTGATTTACTATCAGGAAACGTGAATATTTAAACGATTGTAAACTTGAATTATTAACCGTAAAATCGCGAATAGAAAATATCTCGAGCGTACATGACTATTTCCAAACAGTGCTATAAATTATTCAATGGCATTCGTATTTCTaatgatttcatttttttaagcgAATTTCAATGAACAATGTTTCGAACACTTGTTTCGAAATAATTTCCTGACATTTATAAGGAAGCATCTCACGTTTCCGTTTCATGGAGGATAATCAAATTTGCGATAAACCCCAGACGGATCGGAGAAGAAAGTGGAAAACCGAACAAACGGACATGTCCTACTGTTCAGTATAAAGTCAACTAAGAAACTTAAGACAAAGGATAGCACATCTATCTCTTTCGCCGACCGTCCTCAGAGATGTTACGTGCTCTTTCATTTCGTCGAAATGTAATCTGGACGTGACCAGTAGACAACTTAGCGGAGggacacaaaaaaaaactaagtAAATACAAGAAATCAGAAAACTTCGTTTAATCTACGCTAATTGTTTGTGTTGTTCGCTACACTATTATGTTACGCATTCCCTTCTTTCAACAAATAGTACTATACGTGCGTGAGCTCTACTTCGTCAGTCCGCGCAGTACCTAGAGCAAGTCTTGGAAAAAATTGCTCAAATAATTGCTGTTAGCACTGCATGGCCGATTTTTCCTAAAAATTTAGTCCGTCACATGAGAAAGTTTTATTTTCCAGGTTCCTCCCTAATTGGAAAAATTTGACGGAGCTAATGCGATTATGCCTTCGTTGATTCCAATGTACACGATAATGTATGAGATAAGCAAAACGGCATAGTCATCGACACACGTGATCTCGAGTTTCAATGTCCTAGTGATCCCGAGATTAGGACCAGGTACTGAAATTCTATCTATTTATAAGAAGCGTTCTCGTTTCGAATTCCATCAGGGACATTCTGCGGAACGATAACCGAACAAATATCGGCAAATCGGGAAGAGAATGGGAGAAAGATAGAGGGCGGGGGTAAGGGGAGCTGCGCGAGAGCTGGTGATGGGAGTACGTATAGTACGGCGCGCGGCGTCCCGTGGAGATCGCGATACGTGCCTCACTGCGGGACCGAGAAGCGCCAGCTGAGGTCGAGGGACTCGTCATATCAAGACATTACCGGGCCGGAGACAACGCTCGGATCGGTCCAGCAGGGAGTCCTCGGCCGCTAGTGGCGGCATCGCGCTCCCGCTCGACCTCTTATGTGCTGCATCACCCAGCGACGGCTCGGGGCGGCTTTCTGGCTTCACTCTGCCGTCGTGCGCCAGAGATCACGCTCGCGCCATCCCCTCACCACCCTCCCACGCCCCACCAGCACACCCCACATCTCTTTGTCTCGATCTCGCCGCCGCATCTTTCCCTTGTTCACCTCTCCACTCCATTTCTATCAGCTTGTTGTCTTGATTTATCCATGCCCTTTGCCGCCTATGTCTTCCTTTTTGTCTACCTTTTTTCGGAAGTAACAAGAGAGTTATGCCTTGCTTTATCTATTATGCATCTTCCGAGTGGCTCTCGGGATATAACAGAGATGATTAATACCAATAGAGACTCAAACATTCTCAACTGCGAatgtcatttattttttaaagcgatcaaactttttatttttgtatgcatAATGCTGTCACTATAACTAAGAAAGCCACAAGCGAATGCCTGTCTCATTATATCTTGACTTCAACTACTTGAAAATCCATAAATTCCttttacaaacaattttttgtcCAAGCACATTTTGTTGTGTAAATTTTatgttgcaaataatttaAAGCTTTATACGTAATCGCACTATCGGGttcttgtaatttttttttttatgtccCAGAATAGTCAGGTGACAGTTTGCGACCAGTGCAGTCCCATAGGAACGCCAGTTTCAGTACAAGCAAGACATTCATGATAATAGACTTTAGCTATAATATAAGTGCCCACTGAGAATTGAAAGCTCTTGAATATAAGAGTTAGACATGAATTATTCCAATGCTATCAAATAACTTTGAAtatgataaaaacaaaatgtGATGTATGATAATGAATTAGAACAACCGATTGGTTACGTGTTATAGTAGGCGTGGCATGCGCATGAGGGAAAAGGGGGCGCGTCAAAGACTAAATGAAATTTGCAGCACGACAGGAAATCTTCGGACACAAAAGAATTAGCAATCTGCTGTTAACGAGTCGCTCGGCGATACTCATTCGTGAACTCGTTTCAGCCCGGAAGTCGGATTATTGGATTTtttgctctttttctctcgcctcTCTCCCAAGTCCTGCTTTCGCCAAAACGACAAGTATGGAAGCAAAATCGTTTCAACCGAAACGAATATCTCTGCGTCGTTGCCGGCGTCTttatcgctcgcattcgcatAAAGATATTCGCGCCCTTCTTACGTATATAGGTGCTGGATATTCGTTTCCGCTGCGATAACCGTAAAAAGTCTTCATTTTCGGTCTTCCGGCGCCCTCCCCCTTACCCTCCTGCAATGGCAGGCAGCTTGTTTACGAGGCGGCCGATTATTCAATATTAAACGATTACGCGCGAGCGCTGGAATTCGAAGGCCATCCGCGTGAGGCGCACTTTTATTGTTTCGCCAGCAGCGGGGGAGACGATTCTCGCCTTTTCGCGCTCGCACCTATAGCTGGTGGGACTTGTTGCCAGCAGGGAGCCACCAGGACAATTATTACTGAGACAGCGTAAACCGCctgctctcttcctctctctctctctctctctctctctctctctctctctctctctctctctctctctctctctcgccctcgGAATACGggcagcgcgcgcgggcgcaaaGCGCTGCCGGCAAGAATGGCCTTCACAGGATATTAGCACGTTATTGCCGCGGCTTATTGGTTTTATCGATTTTCTGagcgcgctctctcgctcgcttcgcCCCGCGCTGCTACTATGCGCACCGGCCGAGACGATCCCCTCTGTCCAgtgcaaaaacaaattaacATCGCACCGTTGGCGACTGAATGCGGCGATCGGAATTCGATATTCAAGACACTTGGTTTTGCCCGCTTTTTTGCTGCTTCTCTATCGAGCTTGCATCATGCTTTCGAACTATACACATTTCTGCGAGCTGGCAATGCTTCGAATACCtcctcgcacgcgcgcgaaatcAATAATTCATCCGCGAGCCGAGGGGGTGGCCGATGCCAAAGAATCTGTTTATAACGAGTGGAGAGTTTCGACACTCGCGATTAAAGTGTAAACCCGTATCTATGCAAACGGAAAAAGAGTAACGGCGGAAATGCTCGGACCGCAAGCGTCCTTATGCATACAAGAATATTCCTCTCGCGTACTTACTCCCTTTTGATATTCCACATGCGCGGGGAGGGCGCGGGCACTCGCCATAGAGCGAATCGAACTTCCAAACATACCTCGAGCCAAACGCAGCCGCACCGCGCGCGATCGCACTCTAATTTATTCCCCCGGTCGGTCCATAGGTATGCATCGAATTCTGCGGATTCTTCGCGAAACTGTTCACTGCCTGCGGCCCAGTCGACTCGCACAGCCGACCGCGCAAGCGTTGGTCATCGTCCGCATAGAAATGGCCatttcgactctctctctctctctctctctctctctctctctccgaaatTCTTATCGCGAATAAAATTCATCacgcttatacatatgtatatatatatatatatatatatatatacatatatatatatatatatatatatatatatatatatatatatatatatatatatatatatatatatacgaatcGCGCCGCGCTCGCGAAAAAGGGGTACAGCGAGAGGACAACTGGGGGAAGGAAGATCAATGGAATCGCCGGTGTTGAGGGGTGGAAGAGGACGAGAGAGCaggggagaaagagaagatagagaagagagagagggagcgcgAGACCAAGGGCATTTGCAGATGGAATTCCGATACCATTATCGAATACGAAGGATCCCGACTGATGGAGGAAAAAAGAACGGAATAAGTGCGCAGTCTGAGGAATCCTTTTTATTAAGCAAATCCGCTTCATTTCATATCTCTTATTTAAGCGTATCGGAGAGATGATTTTCAAAGTAAAGCTTGCGCGCTGCATTTCAAACAACGCCACTCTCATCTGGACTGCCTCGgtcgtgtatacatatagcggGCGGAAAAAAGTCCCATTCCCGAAGCCTTTCATAAATTAATGTCCAATTCATTTTTATGAAGGCACACCTCAATTTTTCTCGGCGCTTGGCAGTTTCTTTTTCATCGCACGCCTAGGATAATTCCACATCCAATTTGGGACAATTACCGTCGAAAATGGAAGTGGCGCTAGACGGCGAGCACTAGCTAGACCCCTCCATTATTCATGAACGTTTATACGTAAATACCACTCACATTCGAGGGAACACACTTTCTGCTCTGCAGATCCAGTAATGCCGGGGACTTGCGCCGTCTCTGTTAAATCTCTGTGACGCAAATAATATTCAAGCTAACTAAATTAACTGCTACTTCCTCAGATTAATGTATGACTTTGCGTGTATTTACTCGCGGAAGAGTTTCTATTTAGCTTATTTTTCCAAGATTAACTGGCAGCTGCTTCCTCTTTGCGAAATAATTTACTGTTTGTTAAGACTTGAATTTTGATGAACTCCCtaattaatacaaatataATTCTGCGATAACGATAccgatatgaaaaataaaactggcAAATGACGTGCAAATTTTCTACGTGTGTAAACGCAAACAATGCCCATTGTGTATATTGTAACTGATTTCCAGGCAAACAACCCGCTCGATTACAGGCTGCATACATATTGAAATACGTTTGTCATAAACCAGCGAGCTCTACTGtcatattttttccaaatcgGATTCACACGTGTAAAGCAAAATTCAGAGTGTATTTCATGCCAGTTGTTTGCATCGAATGcttcaaaaatttgttttatccACCTGTCGATATGGAGCGTTGGTTTTGCAACGCGCCCCAGCTAGTTCGAAGATGAATTTTGGCGCTGATAAAGCCAATTGAATACGCGCAAAATATACTTCTAATTTTCGCGTTATCTCTGCTAATTTGAATACTGCGTCCGAGCACGTAACTGACCGCGATAGATTCCGTTTGGTGTCGACTTGACAGCTGCAATACAGTATACAGACGTGCGCTTGGAAAAGCCAACATTTTGTCACTGAAATTTCGCTAATGAAATCTCTTGATTTAatactttaatttatttaaatgcaaaaatatgaCCGTGCCCAGCATCATCAATAACGTCCACGATGATTGCGGTCCATCAGATAACGACGTCGTTGCATAGAAAATACGATGAAAGTTTAATCTCATAATAATGTTGTAATAAGTACGCTTCTCGTAGGTATAAATCGTGCTGCATGCGAGTTTGTCGTTAAATGATTTAACTTCTATCAGTCTTTCTCGGGGTGATAACGAacttaaattatttacaaaagtttCGGATGAAGCTTTTAAAATTCCAGAACGCCCCTCTGCGATCGGCTCTCTCGTTGCTGGCATCGCACAAACGTGCGCGAGGTATAGAAGGATTATACTCGTCAGATCTATCTGTCACATGATGGTCAGATCAAAGGAAACGCGACATAATTTAACGCATCAATATCACATAATACGCAGTCGAGCAATTTGAGCGAATGACCCATAATGAGGATTGAGGAGGAGTTTCCAATTAAATCCGTAGAAAACCACGAGTGTGCAAACGTTCGGAGTTGTCGGAGGAGGCGCACAAAGGGAATGAATTAATGCCCGCGGATAATGAAAAAGGGCGGATAAGCGAGGCGGCTGTAGgtgcgcgcgggagagagtaAAAATGATAGCCAAAAATATGAAAACGAGTGCACGGGGGGTTCGTGGTGATCCCTTTCACCTCGTCTTTTCAACTGCACGGCTCGAAATTGATCATGCAAGTAATTGGAAAGCGGTCAGCCCCACCCTCCCTCGTCcagcgactctctctctctctctctctctctctctctctctcactcactctctgcTCTCAGTCCGTCGGTGCAGAGAACCACGCGGAATTTTTGCACAAGCCAGGCTAACTGCTGAATCAGGGCTCGCTTCGCTTGGCGTCGGAGGAACCGAGCGCGAACTGAGCAAAAGAGGTAGCGGAGTAGCGCTGGGGTGGACTGCGCGAAACGCTGTTTTACGCCAATAAATAATCGTTATTGCGGCGTTAATCACGGCTGCTCGAGGGGCTCCAGCATTATTCGCGCGGAGTGTTGCGCGCCGCTATGTTATTGCAGCGAGCCCTAAGCCCTCTGGACCATCCCCTAACCCTCGCGCTCTCTATCCTCCGcagatcgcgcgcgcggcgtcggCCGCGTTCTCTCGGCGGAGCACGCGGCGAATTTCTGAGGAGACTGCGAGTCCGACTGCAAATACACCCCTCGAGTGCGCTCGCTTTATTGGCGCGATTGCacgatatacatatacgcggCGCGTATAACAGTCGCTCTCACGCTGGCTGCGCAATCGGAGGATCGACTACAGTTCGGCGGCGATACGGgacaaaattaattatttgctCTTCCTATCGGGCGCATTACAGTCAGCGAACAGCGGCAGCGGGGAATgagtgttttttaaaatcatatgCATATTGCGCGCGGGCGCTCTCCGCGGCGGAgctcatttgaatttatctGCTTTTCGGATTATCGCATCTCTATAGATACGTGGGCTCGGCGCCGGTCAAACGATACGTTAACCTTTTGCATTAAATCAGCCCGTGTGCATAGAATTATGCTGCGCACGTACCCGCATACGGAGATATGCGCGCTGCTTTTTGCCCACTTGCTGCTGCCATTATGTGTTTACTCTGGAAAATTTCATTTGCCTCATTGTGTCTCGTTAATGCGCTTCTCATCGGCGAAAGCTCGTTATCGCGCGCGCTGTTGTTGTTTGCGAAATATAACGGCCCTCTTGCGACGTGGCCGGGTGTTTATTTTGCCGCGCGCACTGAGCGAAGTGAAAATGCCGTCCCCGCGACGTCTCCATGGCGGGGCTCGCCTAGAATCACGCttacgacacacacacacacacccgaaGAAATAGAATCGGAAAGCCGCGTGTTTCACTTGCAATCAATCGGATGATGTATTGCGGCTGCTGGCTGGCGCGGTGGGCGAaaatcaagagagagagagagagagagagagagagagagagagagagagagagagagagagagagagagagagagagagagagagaaaaaagatgaCGCGAGAGCACTCGAACGTGCCCTAAAAGCTCGAGACGTCAGAGTGCGCGGAGTACAGGAAGTTTGATTAACGTCAGTAAAAGCATCGTATAGCCAACATTGGCATTACGAAATACGATACGGACGATCGAGTCGCGGGGGATTCCGGCCGACTGGCGTTGTCGCCGCTTACGCACGGCTCATCGGCATTCTAATAAATCAAAGCCGACGTCAGTAGCAGGCCGAAGAGCAGACAGGCGAGATTAACTTATCGGGTCCCAAACTAAACCCGACCGCGAAATGACTTTCGGTCAGCCGAGCGAGCGCGGGCTTTGCGCGCCGCCTCGGCGGCCTGCATGTCGAGAGTTTCAAGATCCCGGTCGTCGGCAAAACCTCGGCAACTCGGCTATAACGCGACGAGCTGATGCGTGCGCGAGGCGTATACCGTGCGCTCCCTCCTCTGCGGTCTGGCTGGAACGAGGCTGTAATTTTAGACGTAGCTTTGAACAGTTTGGTGCAAGAAAACCTTGAAGATTGAATCCGTGATTTATGCGCTCGGGATCCTATTTAGCGCTCGCCCATTAGTTTGCAGCTGCTGCGGCCCGGCTCTCTAATTAAGTTACAACTCGTAACGCGTTGTTTGCTTCGTTACGTTGGCGACGGATGCGAAAAAGAATTCCGCGACCGAGAAGTTCGTGCAGCATTATTTCCTGATGCGTGCAATACCGCATCCGCAAAACtatacaaagaaaaaattcaggACTGAAAAAGAGCGAAAAATGTTCGTACGCTGCATCTGCCAGAGCAATTTTTTTACGTCTTCGAAACGTTCCGAACGTGATggaaaaaattgtaaacacGGATAGGAAAAAGTTTCTTTGGCTATCGCTCGGATCGGGTCATCCGAAACTTCGTATCGGGAAAACGGTTATGTCCCTTCCACGAATACATCAATCAAAAATGTGGGTCACACAGGAGGCAGAAGCGTTTAATTGGTAAACCAAAAAATAGCGGAAACAGTTTGTCCGAACGGTCGATGGCAGCAGTAGCAAAAGGACGTCGAAGAGAGGAGAAAGGAGGGCACAGAGCTGCAGAGCGGACAGAGCGCGCGCACTAAGTACAAAGGGCCATCAGGCTGCGTCCAGAATTGAGCGTATACGTTAGGGTTTACGTAGAACATAACGTTTTGGGCAGTACTGCCAATCCACTGTAGCAGACTGCAGTTGAAACGAAGGAACATACCtgctcaaaatttaacctataaaaatatttaaatttaaattgtatggtaataaattgtaaaattcttttttcaaataaaattataaaattttgtaagagaatgtattataataaattagtttctgattaaaaaaagGTCTACCACTGTCTCAAAAACAGAAAGGAGAATAAATAACGCacatttccaaatgaaaattttattattataattagttaaATAGCATAGGCAAGGATTGTATGATTATGTTCTTCATTATATTAGTAAGCGATTAATAGCTTCAAACTGAAAGACGAAtcatacgtattttattttcaaataacttgaaattttgctcatgctaaaattttgtctagcatatagtttataattaattgaacatAGTTTTGACATTAAATTTGGTTTACAATATATTGCTTCAATCTTCAGAAAAGCCATTTTGAATTGATGTCATGCAAATAAGTATCGATGAgcagttttgtttaattgttcTCTATGACTCTTTACTATTCGATATTCTTGATgataaaaaatcagtaatatttttttgctcAGAGCTGCCTTAGAAGGGAGGAATACAAAAATAGCTGTAGTATTGATACAAAAGGAATCCCCTCCACCTCCTGGTACTGTAGATATGGTAGCTACAGAGCGAGCAACTGCAGTTTGTGCTGCATGCTAGTTACTAGCAAAAACTCTTAATTTTTTACCTTATGCAGATCATTTATAAGGCTACACATTTATgtagataatttttattatagcaGCAGTAGTTTTTTAGtcagtaaataaaatatttgtgtttgttattttaaattaGAGCATGTTTTATACAACTTATCCCAAAGTTTTTATCATCAAGAATATCGAATAGTAAAGAGTCATAGAgaacaattaaacaaaactgcTCATCGATACTTATTTGCAAGACATCAATTCAAAATGGCTTTTCTGAAGATTGAAGCAATATATTGTAAACCAAATTTAATGTCAAAACTatgttcaattaattataaactatatgctagacaaaattttagcatgagcaaaatttcaagttatttgaaaataaaatacgtatgaTTCGTCTTTCAGTTTGAAGCTATTAATCGCTTACTAATATAATGAAGAACATAATCATGCAATCATTGCCTATGCTATttaactaattataataataaaattttcatttggaaatgtgcgttattttttattctcctttccttttttgagacagtggtaaacctttttttttaatcagaaactaatttattataatatattctcttacaatattttataattttatttgaaaaaagaattttacaatttattaccatacaattcaaatttaaacatttttataggttaaattttgagcaGGTGTGTTCCTTCGTTTCAACTGCAGTCTGCTACAGTGGATTGGCAGTACAGCCCAAAACGTTATGTTCTACGTAAACCCTAACGTATACGCTCAATTCTGGACGCAGTCTGAGCGAAGcgaacaggcggccataggcTGTATGCAGGCACAGAGGGGGCAAGCGCTCGTTAGTGCGTGCGGTGGTCGCAACGATAACAGAGTAAGGGCtatcacacgtaaaaaggAATGGAAGGTACAGCGAGGAATACCGAGGAACAAGGAGGAGCAGACGCGTCTGTGTGTGTCGATGTTCCTCCGTGTGCTTCGAACTGTTTGTTTACATGTGAAATAAGATAACTGGACAAttgcaaattaaaaattttgttgataCACGATTAAAAAACGACTATTtagttaataaataattcgCAAGCCTAAAATTATTAGGTAAGAACATAgtcataatatatttttgaaattctataACCTAACCTAAATCGTATGTATTTCTTTTAGTATTTATAATAGAAATGAGAGCATCCTTGACAGAATTGTATGATATATGGCAATTCGAAAGAAGTAAGCGCTGGCATAATAGGAAGTGGTTAGTGAGACCtatcaataaaaaaagattgaaTCTAGGACATTTTAACACCAGATTTCAAGAATTGAAATCAGATCcagcattatttttttcttacacACGAATGGATGTCCAGACTTTCAACTACTTACTTTCTTTAATAAAGCCACACGTaaggatttttaaaaagagaagaaacaCTATTTATGCTGAAGAAAGATTGGCAATTACATTAAGGTATTTAAATTGACTGTTTTAATTGTTGTACATTAAATAATctcatataaaaaatgtaaaaatattttttttaattttgtaattcaGGTATCTTGCAACTGGTGACGATGTTTCTTCCATTGCCTTTGATTATAGAATGGGATACTCAACtgcttctgaaataataaaaaaacttgCCGCATAATCCATAAAGTTTTGTCTGAAGTTTATTTAAGACAACTAAGCAGACCAGCATGGAGAAATATTGCAAAAGGATTTTACAATGATTGGAACATGCCAAATTGCATTGGAGCTATTGACGGCAAACATATTGAAATTAGAGCACCATCAAACTTTGGAtctctttattttaattataaaaaatttaacagcattgttttattagcaacatGTAATCATCGATACGAATTTACACTAGTTGATGTTGGCGCATATGGTGGTGGGAGCGATGGTGGTATTTTTGCTCGAAGTGAGCTTGGCAAATCATTAGAAGAAAAGTCATTAGATATTCCTAAAGAATACGCCAATTTACCAGGTTCAAACATAATTATGCCTTACTATTTTGTTGGCGATGAAGCATTTAAACTGAGTGAAAATTTAATGCGACCATACCCTGGTCGTCATCTGAGTGatataaaaagaatttttaattacagaTTATCACGAGCAAGAAGGTGCATTGAAAATGCTTTTGGGATTATAGTAGCAAGATGGAGAGTTTTTAGTAAGCCTATTGGATTCGAACCTGACTCTGTGGATGTACTTGTTCTGGCAAGTGTTTgtttgcataattttttaatggcTCGAACTCAAAAACAAGTCCGACAGATGTATTGTCCTCAAGAACCAATTCACCAGGAAAATATGGATGAAATGAACCTACCAGAAAATATTGCACAAACTCATACTCAAGCAGATGCCACTGTAGCACATAATATTcgtgatttattaaaaatattaaattgcaTTATTAAATTGCACAATATTTTCTTTTGCCTGAAGGCGAAGTCAGCTGGCAGTACGAGTATCAGTCGTGACAAATACCAAGATACACGAGAAGTAAATTGTATTTTTCTAAAATGTAAacgaaaatgtaaataaaagtaGTACAagtaagaaaattattgtataaatttttaaataaacacaGTCAGTAGAATTGTATTTGAATCTTTATTTAACATTCCAAagaaatacattattttttaaaactatttttataatttctaagaaataacttttatatttatagtctATTACAGTTATAATATGTTTTCATTTGGTATTACATGAATGACTATCACAgatacttaaaattaataatttaaatgcaaatattaaataataatataaataatacttaAATCTAAGTAATACGTTTCAATCACTAAGTCACATTAGAACTATCAGAACACTTGTAGATCATTTTTTAACACTATTATAACTCAAAATTCTATCATACTAGTGGAGtacctattttttattttgattgtcTACTCAGACTAGGCAAAGctgaagagaaaaagaaaaactaggATGATTCTTCGCTATCATCATCATCTATCAAGCACTTCATA
Coding sequences within it:
- the LOC103317100 gene encoding protein ALP1-like; the protein is MPNCIGAIDGKHIEIRAPSNFGSLYFNYKKFNSIVLLATCNHRYEFTLVDVGAYGGGSDGGIFARSELGKSLEEKSLDIPKEYANLPGSNIIMPYYFVGDEAFKLSENLMRPYPGRHLSDIKRIFNYRLSRARRCIENAFGIIVARWRVFSKPIGFEPDSVDVLVLASVCLHNFLMARTQKQVRQMYCPQEPIHQENMDEMNLPENIAQTHTQADATVAHNIRDLLKILNCIIKLHNIFFCLKAKSAGSTSISRDKYQDTREVNCIFLKCKRKCK